A part of Vibrio sp. B1FLJ16 genomic DNA contains:
- the rsxB gene encoding electron transport complex subunit RsxB: protein MSTILIAIIALAVLAAIFGAILGFASIRFKVEADPIVDQIDAILPQTQCGQCGYPGCRPYAEAIANGDNINKCPPGGQATIEKLADLMGVEPEESAHDLDSKVPTVAFIHEDMCIGCTKCIQACPVDAIVGGTKALHTVIKEECTGCDLCVAPCPTDCIEMIPVATTTDSWKWQLNAIPVLDITDAAEDAAHVKDSIN, encoded by the coding sequence ATGAGTACTATTTTAATTGCGATCATCGCACTTGCTGTACTAGCGGCAATTTTCGGCGCCATACTGGGCTTCGCCTCTATCCGTTTCAAAGTCGAGGCGGATCCTATCGTCGACCAAATCGATGCAATCTTGCCCCAGACTCAGTGTGGCCAATGCGGTTACCCCGGTTGTCGCCCTTACGCAGAGGCGATTGCCAATGGTGACAACATTAATAAATGTCCTCCAGGTGGACAGGCAACTATTGAGAAGCTGGCGGACCTAATGGGTGTTGAACCGGAAGAATCAGCACACGATCTCGACAGTAAAGTCCCTACGGTCGCATTTATTCACGAAGACATGTGTATCGGCTGTACTAAATGCATTCAGGCCTGTCCCGTCGACGCCATTGTTGGTGGCACAAAGGCCCTTCATACCGTTATCAAAGAAGAATGTACGGGTTGTGACTTGTGCGTGGCACCTTGTCCGACTGACTGTATAGAAATGATTCCTGTGGCAACGACCACGGACAGCTGGAAGTGGCAACTTAACGCTATTCCAGTACTTGATATTACGGATGCTGCTGAAGATGCAGCGCACGTGAAAGATTCAATTAATTAA
- a CDS encoding OmpA family protein → MNKWLITGGVLTSLISSNSYAEFSKRYVATPQQSQWEMVVNTPLECRLVHPIPNFGDGVFSSRASKKINLDFELKMRRPMGETRNVSLVSMPPQWRPGERANRVTDLKFFKQFDGYVGGQTAWGILSELEKGRYPTFSYQDWQSSDQRIEVALSSVLFQSKYNAFSDCIANLLPYSFEDIAFTILHYERQGDQLNKASKKRLSQIADYVRHNPDIDLVLVSTYTDSTDGKSVSQNLSERRAESLSSYFKSLGLHKDRIQVQGYGKRRPIADNSSPIGKDKNRRVVISLGRTEV, encoded by the coding sequence ATGAATAAATGGCTGATAACTGGTGGTGTTCTGACTTCATTGATAAGCTCGAACAGCTATGCGGAGTTTAGTAAGCGTTATGTTGCGACTCCTCAGCAGTCACAATGGGAAATGGTTGTGAATACGCCGCTAGAATGCCGACTTGTACATCCTATCCCTAACTTTGGTGACGGCGTGTTTTCGTCGCGTGCGAGTAAAAAAATCAATTTAGATTTCGAGTTAAAAATGCGTCGCCCTATGGGAGAGACCAGGAATGTGAGTCTCGTTTCTATGCCACCTCAGTGGCGGCCGGGAGAGCGTGCTAACCGTGTTACCGATTTAAAGTTTTTCAAACAATTTGATGGGTATGTTGGAGGGCAAACGGCTTGGGGTATTTTGTCTGAACTTGAAAAAGGGCGCTATCCGACGTTCAGTTATCAGGATTGGCAAAGTAGCGACCAAAGGATAGAAGTCGCATTGTCTTCGGTACTGTTTCAAAGTAAATACAATGCCTTTAGTGATTGTATTGCTAACTTATTACCCTACAGTTTTGAAGACATCGCATTCACGATACTCCATTACGAGCGTCAGGGTGACCAGTTGAACAAGGCGTCCAAGAAAAGGCTGTCGCAGATTGCAGATTACGTTCGTCATAACCCAGATATCGACCTGGTACTGGTTTCTACTTATACCGATTCGACCGATGGGAAAAGTGTCAGCCAGAATTTATCGGAAAGACGTGCAGAATCACTGAGCAGTTACTTTAAGTCTCTTGGGTTGCATAAGGATCGTATCCAGGTACAAGGATATGGTAAACGCCGACCGATTGCAGACAATAGCTCGCCAATTGGTAAAGATAAAAACCGAAGAGTCGTAATCTCTTTAGGCCGGACTGAGGTTTAG
- the rsxA gene encoding electron transport complex subunit RsxA, which yields MTEYVLLLVGTVLVNNFVLVKFLGLCPFMGVSKKLETAIGMGLATTFVLTLASVCSYLVESYILRPLGIEYLRTMSFILVIAVVVQFTEMVVHKTSPTLYRLLGIFLPLITTNCAVLGVALLNINENHNFLESIIYGFGAAVGFSLVLILFASMRERIAAADVPLPFKGASIAMITAGLMSLAFMGFTGLVK from the coding sequence ATGACCGAATATGTTTTGTTGTTGGTCGGCACTGTGCTGGTAAACAACTTTGTACTGGTGAAATTTTTGGGCCTGTGTCCTTTCATGGGTGTGTCCAAAAAATTAGAAACAGCAATTGGTATGGGCTTAGCAACAACTTTCGTGCTAACGCTCGCGTCGGTGTGTTCGTATTTAGTAGAAAGCTACATCCTTCGTCCTTTAGGCATCGAATATCTGAGAACCATGAGCTTTATCCTGGTTATTGCTGTTGTGGTTCAGTTTACAGAGATGGTTGTACACAAAACCAGCCCGACACTCTATCGCCTGCTGGGTATTTTCTTACCCTTGATTACCACTAACTGTGCTGTGTTAGGTGTTGCTCTACTTAATATCAATGAAAACCATAACTTTCTTGAGTCAATCATCTATGGTTTTGGTGCGGCTGTCGGCTTTTCACTTGTCTTAATATTATTTGCCTCCATGCGTGAGAGAATTGCTGCAGCAGATGTACCGCTTCCTTTTAAAGGTGCATCCATTGCAATGATTACAGCTGGTTTGATGTCGCTTGCCTTTATGGGCTTTACTGGTCTGGTGAAGTAA
- the rsxD gene encoding electron transport complex subunit RsxD encodes MSFFIASSPHTRSRRSTPDLMKWVALCALPGLAAQTYFFGWGTIIQLIFAIAVAVSLEALVMVSRKRSPMRALRDNSAIVTAWLLAVAIPPWSPWWLTVIGLIFAIVIAKHLYGGLGQNLFNPAMVAYVVLLISFPVQMTSWSAPTSLIPDHVNFIDTLSLIFTGFDGDGLSLQQVRSGVDGVTMATPLDAFKTGLHSGATPSEIMSQPIFSGLAGIGWQWVNIAYFIGGLVMIKKRIIQWYIPAGFLASLTLLSLIFNLITPGETASPIFHLLSGATMLGAFFIATDPVSASTTVKGRLIFGALIGALVFIIRSWGGFPDGVAFAVLLANMCVPLIDYYTKPRTYGH; translated from the coding sequence ATGTCGTTTTTTATTGCCAGCTCACCGCATACCCGCAGTCGTCGTAGCACACCCGATTTAATGAAATGGGTAGCTCTGTGTGCGCTCCCTGGCTTAGCCGCTCAGACTTATTTCTTTGGCTGGGGAACCATTATCCAGCTAATTTTTGCTATTGCTGTAGCCGTTTCACTTGAAGCATTGGTAATGGTGAGCCGTAAACGCTCGCCAATGCGTGCACTTCGTGACAATAGTGCCATCGTTACCGCCTGGCTGCTAGCGGTTGCAATACCACCCTGGTCCCCATGGTGGCTGACCGTCATTGGATTGATTTTCGCAATCGTGATAGCAAAGCATCTTTACGGTGGCCTGGGGCAAAATCTGTTTAACCCGGCTATGGTTGCTTATGTCGTATTACTTATCTCCTTCCCTGTTCAAATGACAAGCTGGAGTGCACCGACATCGCTTATACCAGATCACGTAAATTTCATTGACACCCTCTCGCTGATTTTTACAGGCTTTGATGGTGACGGGCTATCCCTGCAACAAGTGCGTTCAGGTGTCGATGGTGTCACGATGGCCACTCCGCTCGATGCATTTAAAACAGGCCTTCATTCCGGGGCAACGCCAAGTGAAATCATGTCACAGCCTATCTTTTCAGGCTTGGCAGGCATTGGTTGGCAATGGGTCAACATCGCTTATTTTATCGGCGGCCTGGTAATGATCAAAAAACGTATTATTCAGTGGTACATCCCTGCTGGATTCCTGGCTAGTTTGACCCTGCTTAGTTTAATCTTCAACCTGATTACTCCAGGAGAGACGGCGTCGCCAATCTTCCACCTTTTATCGGGTGCGACCATGCTCGGCGCATTCTTTATTGCAACCGATCCGGTTTCAGCTTCAACAACAGTAAAAGGGCGTTTGATTTTCGGCGCACTTATTGGCGCGCTTGTCTTTATCATTCGCAGTTGGGGTGGTTTCCCGGACGGTGTCGCATTTGCAGTTCTGCTCGCCAACATGTGCGTTCCGCTGATTGACTACTACACCAAACCTAGAACTTACGGCCACTGA
- a CDS encoding electron transport complex subunit E → MSENKLLMKNGMWNNNPALVQLLGLCPLLAVSSTITNALGLGIATLLVLVGSNVTVSLIRNYVPKEIRIPVFVMIIAALVTCVQLLMNAYAYGLYLSLGIFIPLIVTNCIIIGRAEAYASKNDVLPAALDGLWMGLGMTSVLVVLGSMRELIGNGTLFDGADLLLGDWAASLRIEVFHFDSSFLLALLPPGAFIGVGLLIALKNIIDSSIQARQPKEEKPAIERARVTNA, encoded by the coding sequence ATGAGTGAAAACAAACTGCTGATGAAAAACGGCATGTGGAACAACAACCCTGCATTGGTTCAATTGCTTGGTTTGTGCCCCCTGCTTGCCGTGTCGTCTACGATTACAAACGCACTTGGCCTTGGTATTGCCACGCTACTAGTACTTGTCGGTTCAAATGTCACGGTATCTCTCATCCGTAACTACGTACCAAAAGAAATTCGTATTCCAGTATTTGTGATGATTATTGCCGCGTTAGTAACTTGTGTTCAGCTTTTAATGAACGCTTACGCCTACGGTTTATATTTATCTCTGGGTATCTTCATCCCTCTGATTGTAACCAACTGTATTATCATTGGTCGTGCAGAAGCTTATGCATCGAAAAACGATGTATTACCAGCAGCTTTGGATGGCTTGTGGATGGGATTAGGCATGACCAGTGTCCTCGTCGTTTTAGGCTCTATGCGTGAGCTTATAGGCAACGGCACACTATTCGACGGTGCTGATTTACTCTTAGGTGACTGGGCTGCGTCTCTGCGAATCGAAGTGTTCCACTTTGACAGCAGTTTCCTTTTGGCGCTATTACCACCCGGTGCCTTTATCGGTGTTGGTCTTTTGATCGCACTTAAAAATATTATCGACAGCTCGATTCAGGCGCGTCAGCCAAAAGAAGAAAAACCCGCGATTGAACGTGCCCGCGTAACCAACGCTTAA
- the gloA gene encoding lactoylglutathione lyase, whose amino-acid sequence MSNGRILHTMLRVGDLDKSIKFYTEVMGMKLLRTNENKEYEYTLAFLGYGDESQGAVIELTYNWGKTEYELGTAYGHIAIGVDDIYTTCDAIKAVGGNVTREPGPVKGGSTHIAFVKDPDGYMIELIQNKQATAGLEG is encoded by the coding sequence ATGTCAAACGGTCGAATTCTACACACCATGCTGCGCGTGGGTGATCTAGACAAATCCATCAAGTTTTACACTGAAGTTATGGGTATGAAGCTACTTCGTACCAACGAAAACAAAGAGTACGAATACACACTTGCATTCCTAGGCTACGGTGATGAGTCTCAAGGTGCTGTGATTGAACTTACGTATAACTGGGGTAAGACAGAATACGAACTGGGTACTGCTTATGGCCATATTGCAATCGGTGTTGACGATATCTACACGACTTGTGATGCAATCAAAGCGGTAGGTGGCAACGTAACTCGTGAGCCGGGGCCGGTAAAAGGTGGTAGTACTCACATTGCGTTTGTAAAAGATCCTGATGGCTACATGATTGAGCTAATCCAGAACAAACAAGCTACCGCTGGTCTAGAAGGTTAA
- the rsxG gene encoding electron transport complex subunit RsxG: MLTAIRKNGLTLAIFACATTGLVALTQYLTEDQIKMQERKQLLSVLNQVIPETMHDNALTQACTLVSSPDLGTLHPMPAYIATKNGEPSAIAIESIAPDGYNGEIKVITGIDNQGRVLGTRVLSQQETPGLGDKIDLRVTDWILSFAGKEVTEENWNSWRVRKDGGDFDQFTGATITPRAVVKVVRNTVNYVNQSRDEILSQPLNCTGGNE, encoded by the coding sequence ATGCTAACCGCAATTAGAAAAAATGGTCTGACACTGGCGATCTTTGCATGTGCCACAACCGGGCTAGTAGCATTGACTCAGTACTTGACTGAAGATCAAATAAAAATGCAGGAGCGAAAGCAGCTTCTGTCAGTACTCAATCAGGTCATCCCTGAAACCATGCATGATAACGCTTTGACCCAGGCTTGTACTCTCGTCAGTTCGCCGGATCTCGGCACATTACACCCGATGCCAGCGTACATCGCGACAAAGAATGGCGAGCCAAGCGCAATCGCGATTGAATCTATCGCACCAGACGGTTACAACGGTGAGATTAAAGTAATTACTGGCATCGATAACCAAGGCAGAGTTCTTGGTACGCGGGTTCTCAGCCAACAAGAAACTCCAGGTTTAGGTGATAAAATCGACCTTCGCGTGACAGACTGGATCCTTAGCTTTGCAGGAAAAGAGGTTACAGAAGAGAACTGGAATTCCTGGCGAGTCCGTAAAGATGGCGGTGACTTTGATCAGTTTACTGGCGCGACTATTACCCCAAGAGCGGTAGTAAAAGTGGTGAGAAACACCGTAAACTATGTAAACCAATCTCGTGATGAGATTCTCAGCCAGCCCCTAAACTGCACAGGAGGCAACGAATGA
- the nth gene encoding endonuclease III → MNKDKRIEILERLRDNNPNPETELNWSSPFELLIAVLLSAQATDVSVNKATDKLFPIANTPQSIFDLGVDGLKEYIKTIGLFNSKAENTIKTCKILLEKHNGEVPEDRAALEALPGVGRKTANVVLNTAFGWPTIAVDTHIYRVSNRTKFAMGKTVDDVEQKLLKVVPKEFKLDVHHWLILHGRYTCLARKPRCGSCIIEDLCEYKEKVYPDS, encoded by the coding sequence ATGAACAAAGATAAAAGAATAGAAATTTTAGAACGATTAAGGGATAACAACCCAAACCCTGAGACCGAGCTAAACTGGAGCTCACCCTTTGAACTGCTGATCGCGGTATTATTATCAGCGCAAGCGACCGACGTAAGCGTCAACAAAGCAACAGACAAATTATTCCCTATTGCTAATACGCCGCAATCTATCTTTGATTTAGGTGTTGATGGCCTCAAAGAATATATCAAGACCATTGGCCTGTTTAACTCAAAAGCCGAAAACACCATCAAAACCTGTAAGATCTTACTGGAAAAACACAACGGTGAGGTGCCAGAAGACCGCGCCGCTCTTGAGGCGTTACCGGGTGTGGGCCGTAAAACAGCAAACGTAGTACTCAATACTGCGTTTGGTTGGCCAACCATTGCCGTCGATACACACATTTATCGTGTCTCGAACCGTACTAAATTTGCGATGGGTAAAACCGTCGACGATGTCGAGCAAAAGCTATTAAAAGTGGTGCCTAAAGAGTTTAAGCTTGATGTGCACCACTGGCTCATTCTTCATGGCCGCTATACCTGTCTGGCGAGAAAACCACGCTGCGGTAGCTGCATTATTGAAGATTTGTGCGAATATAAAGAGAAAGTATACCCAGATAGCTAA
- a CDS encoding DUF2753 domain-containing protein: MISEWEKHTLLADTALQLDDPIRSILHYQQALSLSEDISECVEIEADERLLISVISCHNLAQFWRWAGDTEYELRYLQLASEKVLTLIPQCPNKDCSSFIESIGCCTNALIDFMKRHPNPVIAKQVEKINTATSCEVIAKFRLN, from the coding sequence ATGATCAGTGAATGGGAAAAGCACACACTTCTGGCGGATACTGCCCTACAGTTAGATGATCCTATACGCAGTATTCTTCACTACCAGCAGGCACTCAGCTTAAGTGAAGATATCAGCGAGTGTGTTGAAATCGAAGCTGACGAGCGTCTCTTAATTTCCGTTATCTCTTGTCATAATCTGGCGCAATTTTGGCGCTGGGCCGGAGACACTGAATACGAGCTCAGATACCTTCAGCTCGCTTCGGAAAAAGTATTAACACTTATCCCCCAATGCCCGAATAAAGACTGTAGCAGTTTTATTGAGTCTATCGGTTGCTGCACTAACGCCCTGATTGATTTCATGAAACGACATCCCAATCCGGTTATCGCTAAGCAAGTTGAAAAAATCAACACCGCGACAAGCTGTGAGGTGATCGCTAAGTTCCGTCTGAACTAA
- the rsxC gene encoding electron transport complex subunit RsxC — MLSLIEQIRTGSLWDFPGGVHPAENKKQSNKTELVHAAIPAEIVLPLKQHIGKAGKLLVAAGDTVLKGQPLTQSETGFTAPVHAPTSGRITAIEPRTVAHPSGLSELCAVIKPDNKDTWCEKTPVADYTQESADALIDVIRDAGISGMGGAGFPTAKKIQSGVARTEILIVNAAECEPYITADDKLIQEHADELIQGIEVVEHILKPKLTIIGIEDNKPDAIKALEKAALNKDIVIRVIPTKYPSGGEKQLIKILTNKEVPSGAIPADIGILVQNVGSLYSIKRAVIDGEPIIERVVTLTGKTFKQPRNVWALLGTPVQALLDEFGYKADKKLPRLIMGGPMMGFTLPHSQVPITKTANCILAPTRFEISANQYEMECIRCGQCAEACPASLLPQQLLWHSKAEEYDKLEQLNLKDCIECGACAFVCPSEIPLVQYYRQAKAEIRTRAQEAEAADRAKQRFEEKKARMEREKAERENRFKKAADERRKEMKSTGGDDAIAAAIARVKAQKENIEDKAEPAVKPAVAAAIAKAKAKQAAAAEAGSAEPDNSEMAKLREERKRLARERKAEKEQTETPAENTDDKKSAVAAAIARAKAKKAQQEESSSPEPEDKKAAVAAAIARAKARKAGQQVEPKPAEENEAPAEQSEDPKKAAVAAAIARAKARKAGQEAESKTAEENEAPAEQSEDPKKAAVAAAIARAKARKAGQQVESKPAEKNDAPAEPAEDPKKAAVAAAIARAKARKAEAESNSAEEVDAPAEQSEDPKKAAVAAVIARAKARKAQQDANKNNNEENE; from the coding sequence ATGTTGTCTTTGATTGAACAAATTCGTACTGGGTCGCTCTGGGATTTTCCGGGCGGTGTGCATCCGGCAGAAAACAAAAAACAATCTAATAAAACCGAGTTAGTTCATGCCGCTATTCCGGCAGAAATTGTCTTACCGTTAAAACAGCACATAGGCAAAGCAGGTAAACTTCTTGTTGCGGCAGGTGACACCGTTCTAAAAGGTCAGCCACTGACACAATCAGAGACTGGCTTTACTGCGCCGGTTCATGCGCCTACCTCAGGTCGAATCACTGCGATTGAACCTCGCACAGTCGCTCACCCATCCGGGCTAAGTGAACTATGTGCTGTGATTAAACCTGACAACAAAGATACCTGGTGCGAAAAAACGCCCGTCGCGGATTACACCCAAGAATCCGCAGATGCATTAATCGACGTTATACGTGATGCTGGTATTTCAGGTATGGGTGGCGCAGGTTTCCCTACAGCGAAAAAGATTCAATCCGGAGTTGCCCGCACGGAAATCCTGATTGTTAACGCGGCAGAATGTGAGCCATATATCACTGCCGATGACAAACTTATTCAGGAACATGCCGACGAACTAATTCAGGGCATTGAGGTTGTCGAACATATCTTAAAACCCAAACTGACGATAATCGGTATCGAAGACAACAAACCAGATGCTATTAAAGCGCTTGAGAAAGCTGCTTTAAATAAAGATATTGTTATCCGCGTTATCCCAACCAAATATCCGTCTGGCGGCGAAAAACAGCTGATCAAAATTCTGACCAATAAAGAAGTACCTAGCGGGGCGATTCCTGCTGATATTGGCATCTTAGTTCAGAATGTTGGCTCTTTGTACTCTATTAAACGAGCTGTCATTGATGGTGAGCCTATCATAGAGCGTGTCGTAACCCTTACTGGTAAAACGTTTAAACAGCCGCGTAATGTCTGGGCGTTATTGGGCACGCCAGTACAAGCTCTGCTTGATGAATTTGGTTACAAGGCTGATAAAAAACTCCCTCGCTTGATCATGGGCGGCCCGATGATGGGCTTTACCCTGCCCCACTCTCAGGTGCCAATTACCAAGACAGCAAACTGTATACTTGCACCAACTCGCTTTGAGATTTCTGCAAATCAATATGAGATGGAATGTATTCGCTGCGGACAATGTGCCGAAGCCTGCCCTGCATCGTTACTTCCTCAGCAGCTCTTGTGGCATTCGAAAGCTGAAGAGTATGACAAATTAGAACAGTTGAATCTTAAAGATTGTATAGAGTGTGGCGCTTGCGCTTTTGTTTGTCCGAGTGAGATCCCACTGGTTCAATACTACCGCCAGGCGAAAGCTGAGATTCGTACCAGAGCTCAAGAAGCCGAAGCAGCTGACCGTGCAAAACAGCGCTTTGAAGAGAAAAAAGCGCGTATGGAGCGCGAAAAAGCGGAGCGTGAAAACCGCTTTAAGAAAGCGGCTGATGAACGCCGTAAAGAGATGAAATCAACAGGCGGCGATGACGCGATAGCCGCTGCGATTGCCCGGGTGAAAGCACAAAAAGAGAACATCGAAGACAAAGCAGAACCTGCCGTGAAACCGGCTGTTGCTGCTGCGATAGCAAAAGCGAAAGCCAAACAAGCAGCTGCAGCAGAAGCTGGTTCTGCTGAGCCAGATAACTCGGAGATGGCTAAGCTGCGTGAAGAACGTAAACGTCTTGCTCGTGAACGTAAAGCAGAAAAAGAACAGACAGAAACTCCGGCAGAAAACACTGATGATAAAAAGTCAGCCGTAGCTGCGGCAATTGCTCGCGCTAAAGCGAAAAAAGCACAGCAAGAAGAATCCTCTTCGCCAGAACCGGAAGATAAAAAAGCCGCCGTTGCTGCAGCCATTGCACGGGCTAAAGCGCGTAAAGCCGGACAACAGGTAGAGCCAAAACCTGCCGAAGAAAATGAAGCACCAGCTGAGCAATCAGAAGATCCGAAGAAAGCCGCTGTCGCTGCGGCCATTGCCCGAGCTAAAGCGCGTAAAGCAGGGCAAGAAGCAGAGTCAAAAACTGCCGAAGAAAATGAAGCGCCAGCTGAGCAATCAGAAGATCCGAAGAAAGCCGCTGTCGCTGCAGCCATTGCCCGAGCTAAAGCGCGTAAAGCCGGACAACAGGTAGAGTCAAAACCTGCCGAAAAAAATGATGCACCAGCTGAGCCAGCAGAAGATCCGAAGAAAGCCGCTGTCGCTGCGGCGATAGCCCGCGCAAAAGCACGTAAAGCTGAGGCAGAGTCAAATTCCGCCGAAGAAGTTGATGCGCCAGCTGAGCAATCAGAAGACCCGAAGAAAGCCGCTGTTGCTGCGGTCATTGCCCGCGCAAAAGCACGTAAAGCTCAGCAAGACGCAAATAAAAATAATAACGAGGAGAACGAGTAA